DNA sequence from the Bacillus sp. SM2101 genome:
CGTAAAACGACGTCTTTCGACTAGTTTAGGAACTATAACAACAAAGCTTACGAAAAGAGCCTAAAGAAAACAACGAGCTAAACAGCTCGTTGCTATGTTGGTGTTAAAATAATTGATAATATAACTGAATTCCTGAAACAATTCCATCTGCATACTTCACTAAAACATTATCATCAAGTAGCAATTCAGCATCTACTTCGTTTGAGAGAAAACCCAGCTCAACGAGAACGCTTGGGATATCATTATGCTTAACTACATACAATTCATTGTCCTTAATACCACGATCAGCCGATCCAACTATTTTCACAATTTCAGATTGTATAGCACTAGCTAATAGCTTGCTTTCCGCTCCATTTTCATTCGTAGAAGTATTATAGTAAGTTTCAGTACCATTCGCATCGTTATTGGACGCCGAATTCGTGTGAATACTAACAAATATATCTGCATAATTTTCTTTCGCTATATCAACGCGATCCTGAAGCTCTAGCTTCGTATCATCATCTCTCGTCATAACGACGTGAGCCCCTAATTCGGTAAGTCTTTGCTCAACTAATTTAGCAACTTTAAGATTTATATTTTTTTCTTGTTCATCATAGCCAGACGTTCCTGGATCTTTCCCACCGTGTCCAGCATCAATGACGATAATGCGATTTTCGATCATGTTACCTTTATCAGTTGATAACAGCTTCAAATATGTTTTGTGTACATATCCAGTTTCATTGTTAAATTGAATATGTGCCCAATTGCCATTTAAGTCCATTACATCAACGATTTCTCCATTCAACAGCTTGCCAACCACTTCACTTTCTGTTGATGGCGACTGACGAACATTTAATGTGGTCTCAACAGTAACGACACCTTTTAACTCTCCAGTTTCACTATCAGGGTCTGGAGCTGGCTCTGGCTCTGGTTTTGGGACTGTCATTCGAAAGTTTTCATTTAATGTTCTAGATAAGAACACCGAAAACTCAGCTCTTGACACAGCTTTCTCCGGTTTAAATTGATTATTACTTCCGTTTGAAATCCCTTGATAATACAATGCCGATATGTAATTAGATGCCCAATAATTAGCGTCTACGTCCGTAAATACTGCATCGATTTGTTGCTGCGCTTGTGTTTGCTGTAGAGAAAAAGCCTCTGTAATAATCTTACTCATCTGTGACCTTTTCAACGTGTCATTTGGTTGATATTTATCACCGTATCCTGAAATAACACCAAGCTGCACAGCCTTTTCGATATACCCTGATGCCCAATGATTCGTTGGTACATCAGTAAAGGTTGCATCTACTACCTCAAGCTGGCTTTCTCCTAACGCTTCAATAATCATTTTAGCTGCCTGTGCCCGGGTTACGTTGTTTTCTGGCAAAAATTGCTTGTCATCGTTTTCTAAAGTATAGCCTGAGATAATCTCTAATGATACTAAGTAATGAATGTTTGGCATAGCCCAATAGTCATTATTAATATCGATAAACACTTGATCTTGATCAATGAAATCTTCAAAAGTTGGCTGGTCAGTGTCATCGGACTGATCATTGTTTTCTTCATCAGAAGGTTCCCCTTCATTTTCTGGATCGTCCGTTGGATCATCCTCAGTGGCTACTTCATCTGCATCCTCATCATCACTATTTCCTTCCGGTTCTTCCTCATCAGAACCTTCTGGATTTTCTTCATCATTTGCTGCTGTTTCCTCGTCAGATTCTTCATTATTCTCTGCGTCCTCATCGGATTCTTCATCCTTTTCTTGCTCTTCCTCATCAACAGGATCGTCCGTTTCTTCTCCCCCTTCGTCCTCTGGTGGATCTTCAGGATCAACCTGTGTCATAGGCTCTGTGTTTTGAGTCGCACGAAGATCGGACTCTGCATTGACTTGAGCACCGAGGAAAAATGTAGAGAAGCAAAGCATTAAAATCCATAAAGATAGTTTTTTCCCCACGAGTTACACCCTTTCTATAGCAAACAGCTATACAAATAAAGCTAGCGTCTGCTATGTTTTTATATGGACATTGTAAATATGTAAAAAAGACGTAGAAGAAAGGTAAACGCTTGTCCTCAATCGTTGTTCCACGCCTTGTTAAATAGTTGAAGAGGGTTCCTCACACGCTCTATCGAATACATCAATGTTCACGCGTTGCTCATAAGAACCCTCTTTGAAAAACCCTTTGCGAGAACTTCCTCCCGCGTAAGTAGATTTACTTTGTTAAAATACGGTATAAAAATGCACTGAATTGTGCACGAGTGACGTAATTATTGGGCTTGAAAGTTTGATCTTCATACCCTGTCGTCACACCATTTGCTGCTAATGCAGAAATTTCTTTATACGCCCAATGATCAGCAGGGACATCCTTAAAGTCAGCTGCTGCTTGTCCAGCTAAATCATATGCACGCTGTAATATTGCCGCCATTTGGCCACGAGTCAAAGTCCCCTCTGGATCAAATGTGCCATCTTCTTTCCCTTTAACAATCCCTGCATTTGCTACTGCTGCAATCGTTTTATAATATTGATGATCTGTTGATACATCCTTAAAGTTAGGATTAGTTATGTTACTTGTGTCAAGGTTCAGTGCTCTATCTAGCAGCACTGCGGCATGAGCACGAGTTAGGTTGTTATACGGTAAGAAATTTCCATCAGGGTAGCCGTTAATAATCCCTTTGCTTGCTAAATATTCGATCTCAGTTTTCGCCCAATTATCTTCTGGAACATCTGAAAATAATTGTTCATTATACGATGCACTGTAAACAGCTTGTAGCTTGTCAAAATAAATTTCACCACTGTCTTGCTTATCTTCCACAGCTTCGGCTAGATAAACTTTACTCACCTCAATTGGTGCTTGAACATCTTGTGGAATATCAGCTTCAACGTATTTCCAGCCTGTCCAAGTTAAGCCACCTTCGGTAGTGAAATCAATCGTATGGGTCTTGCCCGCGCTATCAATAATTTTTCCACGTAACCAATGACTCTTTCCATCACCGTAAACCCAAAGACCAAGCTTTAATGGTTTACTTGCTACTTTGATCGGTTGTTTCGCAGTTACATAAGCAGCTGCTACTCCCTCCTCACCAACTGAAAAATCATAGCTTAGTTTTAGAGATGCAGAACCTTCTTGACGTGGTTCTGATTCACTGCTCTTTGCAATTGAGGCAGATGCTCGAGCCGTTTCAGCAGTCCATTTTGAAACATCGTCAAAGCTATCAAGGCTTAACGGCTTATTGTTCACAGTTACTGGTACGGATACTGACGTTTTTCCTAACGTTGCAGTTATCTTTCCAGATCCTTCAGCCTCTGCTGCAGTAAACAATCCGCTGTTTGAAATCGTCCCTATTGCTTCTGTTACAGACCAAGAAACTAAACTGCTATCATAAATGAGCTTGTCATTATTTGAATCCAATGCTTGTAAATTCAATTGCTCAGTTTGACCTGAAGCTACGACTAATGAATCAGGTGAAACTGTTAATTTATCAATCGTATCTACTACAGTGATTGGAAGTTCTTTCACAGCACCTTCATACGTAGCGATAATTTTTCCTGTACCACTGTTCTCTGCTATAAACTTCATGCCTTCAAACTTTCCGAGATTATTAGTTACCTGCAATGAAAGTTTAGAAGAATCAAAGGATAATGGATTATAATATTTGTCCATTACAAAGTCATAAACTACTTCGACTGATGCACCTTCAACAATTTTCCCTTGCTCCTTCATATGGAGTTCTAAAAATTTCGGTGTGTCATTCGGTGCTGAGCTTACAACGTGAAGAGAAGTTGAAACTGCCCGTTCTCTGCCATCCGAAGGTTTATTTGCTACTGATGCATATTGATCACCATGCTCACGAACGACCATCGTCGTTGATCCACCACCATCAAGGTTGATGGCACGATCTGCACCAAGACTCGCAACATACTCTGCGAATTCTTTAAGATTCATTCCTGTACTATAGCCAGATT
Encoded proteins:
- a CDS encoding S-layer homology domain-containing protein — protein: MKKIVSLITSLVLIIQMLSFSMITESVRAESYSQDLLDQFQVSPGVTYKNTKLQSSSTTQVANVLDIQLNDPFTSIEVGIPSPLNKLTTVSSSAKANSSAEHHVVGAINGSFYHTSNGLPVYMIAKDNQIYNGGMIASGRDQYVNEAIAFGILSNGQAEIDHYNVNIALEHNGTTYQADGINRGRGYDEMIIYTPSHSNGYTDTNEYGTEFIVTTDQALEGLPSFGDVYNGTVQSIRNYGDNANTPIPKNGFVLSMTGKWNEQLKHVKVGDQLQVSLNIDSKWQDSKYMLTSGPMLVKDGKPYLTIDENSSRAKEKAPRSAVAIDSSKNRVFFVTVDGRQSGYSTGMNLKEFAEYVASLGADRAINLDGGGSTTMVVREHGDQYASVANKPSDGRERAVSTSLHVVSSAPNDTPKFLELHMKEQGKIVEGASVEVVYDFVMDKYYNPLSFDSSKLSLQVTNNLGKFEGMKFIAENSGTGKIIATYEGAVKELPITVVDTIDKLTVSPDSLVVASGQTEQLNLQALDSNNDKLIYDSSLVSWSVTEAIGTISNSGLFTAAEAEGSGKITATLGKTSVSVPVTVNNKPLSLDSFDDVSKWTAETARASASIAKSSESEPRQEGSASLKLSYDFSVGEEGVAAAYVTAKQPIKVASKPLKLGLWVYGDGKSHWLRGKIIDSAGKTHTIDFTTEGGLTWTGWKYVEADIPQDVQAPIEVSKVYLAEAVEDKQDSGEIYFDKLQAVYSASYNEQLFSDVPEDNWAKTEIEYLASKGIINGYPDGNFLPYNNLTRAHAAVLLDRALNLDTSNITNPNFKDVSTDHQYYKTIAAVANAGIVKGKEDGTFDPEGTLTRGQMAAILQRAYDLAGQAAADFKDVPADHWAYKEISALAANGVTTGYEDQTFKPNNYVTRAQFSAFLYRILTK
- a CDS encoding N-acetylmuramoyl-L-alanine amidase gives rise to the protein MGKKLSLWILMLCFSTFFLGAQVNAESDLRATQNTEPMTQVDPEDPPEDEGGEETDDPVDEEEQEKDEESDEDAENNEESDEETAANDEENPEGSDEEEPEGNSDDEDADEVATEDDPTDDPENEGEPSDEENNDQSDDTDQPTFEDFIDQDQVFIDINNDYWAMPNIHYLVSLEIISGYTLENDDKQFLPENNVTRAQAAKMIIEALGESQLEVVDATFTDVPTNHWASGYIEKAVQLGVISGYGDKYQPNDTLKRSQMSKIITEAFSLQQTQAQQQIDAVFTDVDANYWASNYISALYYQGISNGSNNQFKPEKAVSRAEFSVFLSRTLNENFRMTVPKPEPEPAPDPDSETGELKGVVTVETTLNVRQSPSTESEVVGKLLNGEIVDVMDLNGNWAHIQFNNETGYVHKTYLKLLSTDKGNMIENRIIVIDAGHGGKDPGTSGYDEQEKNINLKVAKLVEQRLTELGAHVVMTRDDDTKLELQDRVDIAKENYADIFVSIHTNSASNNDANGTETYYNTSTNENGAESKLLASAIQSEIVKIVGSADRGIKDNELYVVKHNDIPSVLVELGFLSNEVDAELLLDDNVLVKYADGIVSGIQLYYQLF